A single Anatilimnocola floriformis DNA region contains:
- a CDS encoding pirin family protein — protein sequence MLRIRHAADRGHFNHGWLDTFHTFSFSEYYDPAHTQFRSLRVMNEDRVAAGQGFGMHGHRDMEILTFVLRGALQHKDSLGNGEVLRPGEVQQMTAGSGIRHSEFNPSDSEEVHLYQVWLLPEKNGLPPGYAQKKFDEAGRDNQWQTSASHDGRDGSLVIHQDATISRASLATGKSLDYALDPRRHAWLQILAGDVTVAGNHLHAGDGLAVSDEAALTVQADSNADLLLFDMA from the coding sequence ATGTTGCGAATTCGCCATGCTGCCGATCGGGGGCACTTCAATCACGGTTGGCTCGATACTTTTCACACGTTTTCGTTCAGCGAATATTACGATCCTGCCCACACGCAGTTTCGTTCGCTGCGGGTGATGAATGAGGATCGCGTTGCGGCTGGCCAGGGCTTTGGCATGCATGGCCATCGCGACATGGAGATCCTCACGTTTGTCCTCCGCGGTGCGCTGCAGCACAAAGACAGTCTGGGGAACGGCGAAGTTCTTCGGCCTGGCGAAGTGCAACAGATGACTGCCGGTTCGGGCATTCGGCATAGCGAGTTCAATCCGTCCGATTCGGAAGAGGTTCACCTGTATCAGGTGTGGCTGCTGCCGGAAAAGAACGGGCTGCCACCAGGCTATGCTCAGAAGAAGTTCGACGAGGCAGGGCGCGACAATCAGTGGCAAACCTCGGCGTCGCACGACGGCCGCGATGGTTCGCTCGTTATCCACCAGGATGCGACGATCTCGCGGGCTTCGCTGGCGACGGGCAAGTCACTTGATTACGCGCTCGATCCGCGCCGGCATGCCTGGCTGCAGATCCTGGCGGGCGATGTGACGGTCGCAGGTAATCACCTGCATGCAGGTGACGGCCTTGCGGTGAGCGACGAAGCGGCGCTGACGGTGCAAGCCGACAGCAATGCGGATCTGTTGCTGTTCGACATGGCGTGA